ATCTCTCAGCTATAATCTGCTTTTGTCCGTCTTCGCTCTCGTTTCAAGAGTTAGCGTTCTGGTTCATAGGGTTACTGAACTGCATGCTTAGCGCAGTCTGTAGACATGTTGAGGAGTATGCAATTTTTGGTGGAATTGCCAGGGTGACGTTTAAGTTTTGAGAGTGGGTGCactgctttatttatttatttttctctgatATTTTTATGGTTTGTCATCAGTGGTTCCGAAATCACGATCTTACCTTCAAATGGTCCCTCTAAATCCCGTACAGGGATTTTACGACTAATTTTTGTCCGTGTTATTAATTTTCTACTATTTGGATAACTGATGGTGCGAGGCATCATCATATATACTCGTTGGTGAGAGATTTATATTGAGAAATAAAGAAGTTATGGGGGCATCATAATATAGGCTTGTTTGTGAGACAACCATAATGGGAAAGAAATTAAGTTGAAATATCGAAATTAATAGCAAGATGGGACGAGGCCATTAGTAATGTTCTGGTTATGTGGAATGACAAATGTTGATAGCACGCATGAGACAAGGAGCATTGAATGtgcagaatatatatatatatatatatatacacacacacataagtATATGTGCAGAATATATTCATAGTGACAATTTACAATTTGAATGGAAATGAGACCTTTTATTGAATTGAATATCAAGCATTGGGGATTTAAGTCTTCTTACAGGAAAGAAAGCAATTTTGACGGAGGAAAAGGAATGATAGTAACTTACCAATGTTGAACTTTCTATGCTTCCACTTAATTCTTTATTCTTTCGACCATTATATGACTAGATGCAGCTTTCTTTGATTTTATGCTTATTTATAGGCTGGCTGAATCTTGCAtgcattctttttatttttttattgtttttataagtaatctTGCATGCATTCTTTAGGTGAGCCTTTTGTATATACACGTGTAACATGTTCATATGTTTATTCACATGTTCACATTAGTGGTAGCTTGAACAAACAACAATTTCTCCCTTCccatcaatacaattttttttttttataagtaagaaatttATTCAAAACCACGTAATTAGGCATAACTCAAGTACACaagagtatacaagagaaaacacatAATTACAAACTAAAGCTGAAAAACAGCACGAATGTAATTGGAACTAAATCCATCCATTACAATAACCGAAGCCCAAAGCAACaaagtatgaaaaaagaaagcccCAATCCCATCCACCGAGTGTTCTCTATTATCAAAACAGCGTCCATTGCTCtcattccaaatacaccacataagacaaaagaggaatcatcttccaaacagccgCTATTTGACGATTTCCTTAAATCCCTCTCCAACAGGCGAAAAGATTCCCTACAgtcttaggcatcacccaagaaaTGCCAGACTTGACAAAGACCTCATCCCACAAACCCTCGACATATCACAATGAAGAAGAGGGTGATCCACTGATTCTCCACACCTTTTGCACATAAAGCCCCAATCCATTACAATAATTCCACGCTTTCTCATCTTATCAATAGTAAATATTTTCCCATGAGCAGCCAACCACCTGAAGAATCGGACCTTGAGAGGCACTTTgcatctccaaatatttttccaagggaAAAAATCACTAGAAGAATGTGGCACCAAGACTTTGTACAAATATCTAaccaaaaatttcttattaccaaGCTGATTCCAGATTAATCTATCCTCCCCTccagattttaaatttaattcataGAGCAAACTGTAAAAATCAGTGATAACCcccacttcccaatcttgggcatCTCTAATAAAACTTACTGACCATTGAATAAGACCAGCACTGTTGCTCATGCAGTCAGCTACAGAGGCGCCTTTATCCAAAGCAATTCTAAAGAGGGAAGGGAAAACAATATTCAAGGCCATGTCTCCACACTGTAAATCataccaaaaactgatccgattTCCCCTACCCtcttcaaatctgaaatttcTAAAGAACTCCCCCCATTCATTGTGAATGAATTTCCACACTGCCACTCCATATGCCCATCTAACCTCATTAAAGCACCAAGCTTCCCAAATACTCTCATATTTGGCATCAATAACAATCCTCCAAATAGCATCCCCTTCTTGATGATACCGCCACGACCATTTCCCTAAAAGCGCCTTATTGAAAGTTTTCAGCTTTCTAATCCCCAAACCTCCCAAATATAACGGAGAGCAAATCTTATCCCACTTGAGCAAGTGAAATTTCTTCTCATCCTCCAAtccaccccacaagaaatcaCGGAATATCCTTTCTATTCTATTAGCCATTCCTGCTATCAATACAACTTTATTATCACTCATGAAAAATAGAAATGCGGTTGTCAGAGTGAAAAGCAATCACCATCAATAAGAAAGGCAAGATAAGAATGTCAAGAGGCCTACAGGAAATAGAAATGATTATCCCTACCCATTAGGTTGCAACCTAGTGGTTAGAGGGCAGGTCTAGGATGAGATGTACACTTATACATCCTGGGTTTGATTCTGCACTAGGAGTTCCTTTGGATTACTTCATACATGGTTGGTGGGTGGGGTCGTGTATATGGGGTTTACTCCTTAGGTTGGATCCAAAAGGTTTGTACTTTAGTGATGTTCTACGTCATCAAGAAAAATGCTATGTTTAGGAGACACGTTGTTTATAATATGTTTAGCAAACGCATGACATGTTTATATATGATACTCAATAGATTGCTTTATTAATCTAACCATGCATCAGGTGAATGGCTGCCTGTCATACTTTGACAAAGTCCCTGATGGGTTTTATCTGATTCACGGGATGGATCCATATGCATGGGCCATTTGCCCTGATCTTCAAGAGAGTGGCCGTATTCCATCAATTGAATCTGTAAGGTCTGTTCGCTCAGCCTCTGATTCATCAATTGAAGTGGTTTTGATTGATCAGCGTACTGATACAAGCCTAAAGGAACTCCAAGATAGGGTCCTCAGCATTTCTAGTAGCTGCATAACCACAAAAGAGGTTGTCAATCAGCTTGCAAAGCTTGTCTGCAACCTCATGGGGTGAGTTGGCTAGATCACACTTTCTATCCACAAATTCCCAGAAAGAATTTGTTCTTATCATACttttgtaaccattttttttttttttgttgttgttgctatTACAAGGGGTTCAGCTTCCATGGGAGAAAATGACTTTGTTCCCATCTGGAAAGAGTGCAGTGATGACCTGAAAGACAGCTTAGGATCCGTTGTGGTTCCAATAGGTAGCCTATCTGTCGGCCTCTGTAGACATCATGCTATATTGTTTAAAGTAAGACCtcaatatatatcttttattcACTTTGCTACGTATCTTCATTTCAGTGTAAATCAAATTTCCCTCCGATTAAAGTGTGCAACTCTTCAGGGGACTTATGGGcctcttagttttattttcattataatcATGGGATTTGTTAACAAAACCTATTTGCAGGTGCTGGCTGACACAATGACACAATTGATCTACCATGTCGAATAGCCAAGGGCTGTAAATATTGCACGAGGGATGATGCTCCCTCTTGTCTTGTCCGGTTTGGGCTCTACAGGTTTGCTTTGTCAGAACTCATTAATAAGAATTGGCAGGAGCCCGAGtatatgggacatatacaagagcatcacCTCTCTGCGCTAGTTTAGTGATATGTGGTTGAACAATAACTTGTTATAGCATTTATTCGATTTAGTGTTGCCTTTTCAGTTATGAAGTCTGTATTGGTAATATCTGCTGCAAACACCCTTGATTtagtttttgaaattatttgcaGGTGCTGTTGTGCTCGGACTCTTTTTTTGTCATGCTTCAATTCAATTCACTCTTGCCTTGTGGAGAAAAACATCTCCCTGTCATCGTCACCCCcctctttaaaaaaaaggagaaaaacacAGACATCTACCCTGGTTTATCTTCTGTATTTTTTAATCTTGATTGAATCATGTAGTACCATGTATTTATGGTATATTACATTTTGTGTATGTCAATATTCTcatcaaagttttcatttttaagtttctaacCCGTGCAATAGAGACAATGTTCTCTAAATAGAGACATtgttctttaaatatataaaagtgtatATAAACTCCTTACTGAGGGCTGGTGCACTTCTGAGATTAGTTTGGGCTTTCTTCCCGGATACCCAgtaccaataaaataaaataaaaagatgataaGTACATATGGTGTACATGGACTATGCCTAAtgctatcaataaaattcttactTGTCGATAAAAAAAGGAATATATTATGTAGATATTTATTAGACCCACACACATGTATAAGTCTCTGTTTAATACTAAGTATCATCTTATTGGCAGAGACCTCATGGGGTATATCTTGGGCATTTCAGGGAATATCTGCTTGAGTTGATTGGGAAGCCAGGTTACTTATGCGAGCCTGATTCCTTGCTGAATGGTCCTTCTTCCATCTCAATTTCTTCCCCATTGCGCTTTTCACGACTTAAAGCAGTTGAACCTACCATTGATTTCAGGTCACTGGCCAAGCAGTATTTCTCTTACTGCCAATTACTTAATATCACATTTCATGATGCATCTACAGGTGAATTTTTGTTTCTCTAAGTACGAAGTCAATGATATAACACCACACACACATTTCTTCTGCCGATAATGATCTGCTGATATAACAACGTTATATCAATTCATATCCGCTTTATTGTCTCTCTGCGTAGCGATTGATCTGTAGTAAGCTAATCAATTCTCTAATGGGCATATTTATGCTAATGTAGTATTAAGAATGAATGATGGGTAGCTTTCATGGTAGCAATTAGGCtgtatttttacttataaaaaaaaattaggctgtatttttaaatttgtgatCCATATCTTCTGCTCAACCTTTTACTATGATTCAGAACATGTGTGCGTTAGAGGCACTAAAGGTTGCAATGGAACAATCTACTATCTAAGGTGATTCTTAATTTCTTGTAAATAATTACACTTAGACTATACCAGATTTGGGTGACATGTCCCATATATATCGATATAGATCTGAGGGAAAATAGGTTGAAGTATCGTTGTAATAACCCATTATGCTCAATTGAACAATTCTCcacttttcattttttagtcGTTATGCGATTCCAGATTATTAGTtgattctctctttattttttattgatattaataacTTACTGAACTGCTTGGTGTACCATCTTGTTGAAATTTAACTTATGAAGTCCTAGATGAATGTCAACAAGAAAAtatctgaacttatatcttatcCTCTTTACCGTAGGACAATAGAAAAGATGCATGTCTAGATGTGGTTCAGTAACATGTTTTGATGAATCTACACTTTCCAACTTTTTCAACTGTGGAAAGAGGACTGTTCATTATCTAGTTGCACGTTAAAGCTTATTTGTCAAGTTTTATTTCTTGGTTATGCTTTCTCGTATAACTTTGATACATGATTGTTCTTGTCTTTTGGTTTTGGTCTTGTATAATGATTTCAATTGACAACCCATTGCCTAACTATTGTTGATGAAGATCCTGGGCCTAAGCAGCAGCATGATATTAAGTGCAGAGACAAAAACCACAGTATGCTAATACCGAGTGATGATGATGAAACTTCTTGCTTAGCTCTGCACTCTGCTCAGCTAAGTGCCCATGATCGAGATTCTGAATTGTTCAAATCTTGTAATCCTGCTCAGAATATTACAAACTTGACTACCATGGTCAAAGATACAACGCCTCTTAACTctattcttcctattggacatAAAGATGTTCAACCACTTTTTGTTTTGTCTAATCCAAGAGTAGATGCTGTGAAGGATTCAAGGTTCAGTGAGGGAGGTCAGCTGGTTCCTGGTAAATCACGTGTTGGGCCTTCTCTTGATATAGAGTATTTTGACATACAATGGAGTGATCTTGTTCTAAAAGAGAGAATTGGAGCAGGTACTTTTTTCTGCCATCATGTTTAGACTATGTCAAGTATGAACATGTTAATTCTCTAGCACATAGAGATGCCATAAAGCCCTCACTCGTGCTATGGATttcattcttattatttttcactagaAAGTGTTTAGATCAACTTGGTTTTCAGGTTCGTTTGGAACTGTCCATCGTGCTGATTGGCATGGATCGGTAAgcaacttattttttaattataacattatataaaatcaagagATGTGAAAACTGTGGTTTAGATtatgtaaattaatatttgtttcCCAGAATCTCAATGTGTTTGCGTTAACTTTTGGGGTTTAGTGGTTAGGTTGAGGATCGCAATTCCTTTTTTTGATGGGGGGATCATTTATGTGTATATAGAGGCGAAAGCTTCAGGATGTTTATAGCCATTCAATAAAGCCAAAAGGATCATGAAAGTTCTACGATTTGTATGTTATTAATGGAGATAATAATTGAGGTGAAGAACATGATGTCTACTTTGCTGTGCAAATTCCGTCACTAGCTATATCTTCATTAGGCTGATAACGATCTGCACTATACCATCTTCagatgtacttatcaaaaaaaaggaaaaagaaaaagaactgtCATGTTTAGATGCATAGTTATTCCATTAAGGCATATAGTCTGCCATAAGTTACTAACTTCTTGAGCTGTTAATAGTACTTCACCATATATATTGGTTGTCCTGATGCTGTGTATGCTTCTAATTTGTTTTGATGGTGAATATTATGTCTTCTTTTGCATCTTGAACATCCTTTTCAGTTTGTTAATGCTTgtggttttaatttttacacGGACTCTGCTTTCAGCATGTTTTGTTGAAGTTCCATTTTCAgcttatatttgaaattttatccattttgtgttttgtgttcTCTGTATATCtttgttaaacttgttaaaTAGGTTGTGATAGCATCTATCAAAAGAGATTGTTTAATAGGATGCGATATTAGATTGTTAGTTATTATCCAATTATGTTTTATATGTTACATCAAATTCTATCCAGGATGTTGCTGTGAAGATCCTCACGGAACAAGACTTTCATGCTGAACACTACAAAGAATTTTTGAGGGAGGTATGTACTGGCGAAGAATTTGAATAGGGTTGCTCTAGGAGAAGTCCTATAGCCACAAAGATATCCCATAAAAGTAAATCCACAAACTAACATGGTTTcgtatgatacgttagatttactttacaataaaaatagttttacaatctaatgcACTATATCAAACCATGTCAGTATGTATATTTACCTTTATAGGATCTTTTTGTGgctaaaacatttttctttctctaatATTGAATAAGCTAATCGTACTTTGTGGATTCATTAAATTTGATTTGAGATATGGATTTGCTTCTTTTGTTTGTTAGGTCACAATAATGAAACACCTACGGCATCCAAATATTGTTCTTTTCATGGGTGCAGTCACTCGGCCCCCAAACTTATCCATAGTCATAGAATATTTATCaaggttttgttttcttaagCACTCTTCCTAGAATCCTACCCGCACCCCACCCTGCCAGAAAAATaggaaaaacagagaaaagaGGAAACAAAATAGGCAACTGAAAGTTTGGTTAAAAGGTATGGATCATTCAATGAACTAAAATATTGGCTTTAAAGTGCAGAGGTAGCTTGTATAGACTTTTGCATAAGCCTGATGCTAGAGAGATGTTGGATGAGAGGCGTAGGTTGAACACGGCTTATGATGTGGTATGGATTCAAAGGTTCGCATTTGCTGTTCTGAattttgtttattcttctgtTTTCTCATTAAGGTCATGATCGCCATCAGGTTGTTGTCACATCTAAATGATGTCCTGAAATATCCAAGCTAAATGATAT
This sequence is a window from Carya illinoinensis cultivar Pawnee chromosome 9, C.illinoinensisPawnee_v1, whole genome shotgun sequence. Protein-coding genes within it:
- the LOC122277608 gene encoding serine/threonine-protein kinase CTR1-like, with product MPMDMLAKRSNYTLLSQVPDDQCDPVTGAQTTSLYESFSGEDNNINKGKVDRGFDWDAVGDHRRNRIGNVHSSSSIGPQRQSSGSSFGESSLSGEYFAPTPSTEAVNNIDGVGNLHDVVLFRVGGAGKLIAKASGNTGGESSSGKSWALQTEESYQLQLALALRLPSEATCVEDPNFLDLVPDESAPRTSSAEVMSHRFWVNGCLSYFDKVPDGFYLIHGMDPYAWAICPDLQESGRIPSIESVRSVRSASDSSIEVVLIDQRTDTSLKELQDRVLSISSSCITTKEVVNQLAKLVCNLMGGSASMGENDFVPIWKECSDDLKDSLGSVVVPIGSLSVGLCRHHAILFKVRPDTIDLPCRIAKGCKYCTRDDAPSCLVRFGLYREYLLELIGKPGYLCEPDSLLNGPSSISISSPLRFSRLKAVEPTIDFRSLAKQYFSYCQLLNITFHDASTDPGPKQQHDIKCRDKNHSMLIPSDDDETSCLALHSAQLSAHDRDSELFKSCNPAQNITNLTTMVKDTTPLNSILPIGHKDVQPLFVLSNPRVDAVKDSRFSEGGQLVPGKSRVGPSLDIEYFDIQWSDLVLKERIGAGSFGTVHRADWHGSDVAVKILTEQDFHAEHYKEFLREVTIMKHLRHPNIVLFMGAVTRPPNLSIVIEYLSRGSLYRLLHKPDAREMLDERRRLNTAYDVAKGMNYLHKRHPPIVHQDLKSPNLLVDKKYTVKVCDFGLSRLKANTFLSSKSAAGTPEWMAPEALCDEPSNEKSDVYSFGIILWELATLQRPWSNLNPVQVVAAVGFKGKRLEIPHDLNPQVASIIEACCANEPWKRPSFSSIMESLRPLIKPPLPQPDRADMALVT